From the genome of Geoglobus ahangari, one region includes:
- a CDS encoding alpha/beta fold hydrolase, whose protein sequence is MRFGFFDSDGLKLRYFEAGNGRPLILVHGLGGSLEAWSEQYDELSRRFNVVALDLRGFGMSDVPESVSIGDFARDVSNLMEHLGIQKASILGHSMGGLVCMEFYARYPEKVESLILANTFHRLPESMREEFEKRLEILESSPDMSQIAAFISQISLYQNRPEHRELVETIIRKNDKRIYTLATAEIFRADYEDLLPRIEVPVLVIVAEHDATTPPAFGEAIHRLVPNSVLKRVSSSAHLSMLENPEEFNRAVVEFLEGLQQ, encoded by the coding sequence ATGAGGTTTGGATTCTTTGACTCCGACGGCCTTAAGCTCAGGTACTTTGAGGCCGGAAATGGCAGGCCGCTCATTCTCGTGCACGGCCTTGGAGGCAGCCTTGAGGCGTGGTCTGAGCAGTATGATGAGCTCTCGAGGAGGTTCAATGTTGTCGCCCTCGACCTCAGGGGCTTCGGGATGTCTGACGTGCCGGAGAGCGTTTCGATTGGAGACTTCGCGAGGGACGTGAGCAACCTCATGGAGCACCTTGGCATCCAGAAAGCCAGCATTCTTGGTCACTCAATGGGTGGCCTCGTCTGCATGGAGTTCTACGCCAGATACCCGGAAAAGGTTGAGTCCCTGATCCTCGCGAACACGTTTCACAGGCTGCCGGAGAGCATGAGAGAGGAGTTCGAGAAGAGGCTGGAGATCCTTGAAAGCAGCCCGGACATGAGCCAGATCGCCGCGTTCATCTCCCAGATCTCCCTCTACCAGAACAGACCCGAACACAGGGAGCTCGTGGAGACGATAATAAGAAAGAACGACAAGAGAATCTACACGCTCGCCACTGCCGAGATCTTCCGTGCTGATTATGAAGATCTGCTTCCCAGAATCGAGGTGCCGGTGCTCGTAATCGTCGCTGAGCACGATGCCACTACACCCCCAGCTTTCGGCGAGGCGATCCACAGGCTCGTGCCGAACTCGGTTCTGAAAAGAGTGTCCAGCTCGGCCCACCTGTCCATGCTCGAAAACCCGGAGGAGTTCAACCGGGCAGTGGTTGAGTTTCTGGAGGGGCTGCAACAATAA
- the cobB gene encoding NAD-dependent protein deacetylase, producing MISKFLELVRRCSGNLVALTGAGISADSGIPTFRGKDGLWNKYRPEELATPQAFAKNPRLVWEWYAWRMEKVFSARPNPAHLALAIMERKGLLKAVITQNVDNLHERAGSRNVIHLHGRIDEMRCLGCDRIVRVAKPPKAIPPVCECGEMMRPNVVWFGEALPERELELAMSLCEENSVLVIGTSAVVYPAAYLPHHAKRNGNMVIEINPDVTPVTDIADLSVRERAGKFFEPLLPILEEEGFP from the coding sequence ATGATCTCGAAGTTCCTCGAGCTGGTCAGGAGGTGTAGCGGGAATCTCGTTGCCCTCACCGGAGCGGGGATATCTGCGGACAGCGGAATCCCGACGTTCAGGGGAAAGGACGGACTGTGGAACAAGTACAGGCCGGAGGAGCTTGCCACACCTCAGGCGTTTGCGAAGAACCCAAGACTCGTCTGGGAGTGGTATGCGTGGAGGATGGAGAAGGTTTTCAGCGCGAGGCCGAACCCGGCACATCTCGCTCTGGCGATCATGGAGAGGAAGGGACTTCTGAAGGCCGTGATAACTCAGAACGTGGACAACCTGCACGAGAGGGCCGGAAGCAGGAACGTGATTCACCTGCACGGCAGGATTGATGAGATGAGGTGCTTGGGGTGCGACAGGATCGTCAGGGTTGCCAAACCTCCCAAAGCCATTCCGCCCGTCTGCGAGTGCGGGGAGATGATGAGGCCGAACGTGGTGTGGTTTGGAGAGGCGCTGCCGGAAAGGGAGCTCGAGCTCGCCATGAGCCTTTGCGAGGAGAACAGCGTTCTGGTTATAGGAACATCTGCTGTCGTTTACCCCGCAGCCTACCTCCCTCACCACGCGAAGAGAAACGGAAACATGGTAATCGAGATAAACCCCGACGTGACTCCCGTAACGGATATCGCCGACCTCAGCGTGAGGGAGAGGGCGGGAAAATTCTTCGAACCCCTGCTGCCTATTTTAGAAGAGGAAGGCTTCCCGTGA
- the pth2 gene encoding peptidyl-tRNA hydrolase Pth2, which translates to MVSESEYKQVIVVREDLKLSRGKLAVQVAHAAIIGYEAADSSTRDKWKMEGQKKIVLKVKNLEELMRIFEQARKAGLPSGYVKDAGLTEIPPGTITAVVIGPEKEEKIDKITGSLPLLK; encoded by the coding sequence ATGGTTTCGGAGAGTGAGTACAAGCAGGTGATCGTGGTCAGGGAGGATCTTAAGCTCTCGAGGGGGAAGCTCGCGGTTCAGGTAGCTCACGCGGCAATAATAGGCTACGAGGCAGCCGATTCGAGTACGAGAGATAAGTGGAAGATGGAGGGGCAGAAGAAGATAGTGCTGAAGGTGAAAAATCTGGAGGAGCTGATGAGGATATTCGAGCAGGCGAGAAAAGCTGGCTTGCCGTCTGGATACGTGAAGGATGCGGGGCTTACGGAGATCCCTCCCGGAACCATCACAGCGGTGGTCATAGGCCCTGAGAAAGAGGAGAAAATAGACAAAATCACGGGAAGCCTTCCTCTTCTAAAATAG